One Cryptomeria japonica chromosome 9, Sugi_1.0, whole genome shotgun sequence genomic window carries:
- the LOC131063253 gene encoding phytosulfokines 4, giving the protein MAGVSSRGCFVVMCLALLMTSTSMAAAGFQSGTENTVEVTEMKSQEQNTINQNELRGENRNEDTVCEDGENMDTQECLLRRTLSAHTDYIYTQHAGSP; this is encoded by the exons ATGGCTGGAGTTTCCTCTAGGGGTTGCTTTGTCGTGATGTGTTTGGCTCTTCTTATGACAAGCACGTCAATGGCTGCCGCTGGATTTCAATCAG GTACTGAGAATACTGTGGAAGTAACAGAGATGAAGTCACAGGAGCAGAATACTATAAATCAGAAT GAATTAAGAGGAGAGAATAGGAATGAAGACACAGTGTGCGAGGATGGTGAGAATATGGATACCCAAGAGTGTTTACTTCGGCGTACACTTTCAGCACACACAGATTATATCTATACACAGCATGCTGGCAGTCCATAG